The proteins below come from a single Sphingomonas carotinifaciens genomic window:
- a CDS encoding antibiotic biosynthesis monooxygenase family protein: protein MDRTGQIAVIFVSQRTDADAAGYAAAAEAMDRLAAAQPGYRGVDAARGTNGLGITVSWWADEAAAIAWREHPAHAAIRAEGRARWYDRCEIAVAAVTRSYEWERP from the coding sequence ATGGACAGAACCGGGCAGATCGCCGTCATCTTCGTGTCGCAGCGCACCGACGCCGATGCGGCCGGCTATGCCGCAGCCGCCGAAGCGATGGATCGTCTGGCCGCCGCGCAGCCCGGATACCGTGGTGTGGACGCGGCGCGCGGCACCAACGGGTTGGGGATCACGGTCAGCTGGTGGGCGGACGAGGCCGCCGCCATCGCATGGCGCGAACACCCCGCGCATGCGGCGATCCGCGCCGAGGGTCGCGCACGCTGGTACGACCGCTGCGAGATTGCGGTGGCCGCGGTGACGCGGTCCTACGAATGGGAACGGCCATAA
- a CDS encoding class I SAM-dependent methyltransferase, translating into MPSSTTAARRARSRPAGVPSPGQMFFQEFLKHPVMVGSIIPSSNKLIRKMLAPVDWANTKLFVEYGPGVGTFCRPILERMAPDATLIAIDTNEDFCGYLRHTITDSRFVAINGSAADVAQIIKDHGHEHADYVLSGLPFSTLPAGVGPAIAAATHEVLRPDGAFLVYQFSPKVKDFLLPHWQRIDHDMEWWNVPPAQLYWAWKD; encoded by the coding sequence ATGCCCAGCTCGACCACCGCCGCGCGCCGTGCGCGTTCCCGACCCGCCGGCGTGCCGTCCCCCGGCCAGATGTTCTTCCAAGAATTTCTGAAACATCCGGTGATGGTCGGCTCGATCATCCCTTCCTCCAACAAGCTGATCCGCAAGATGCTGGCGCCCGTCGACTGGGCGAATACCAAGCTCTTCGTGGAATATGGCCCAGGCGTCGGTACCTTCTGCCGACCGATTTTGGAGCGGATGGCGCCCGATGCGACGCTGATCGCGATCGACACGAACGAAGATTTCTGCGGCTATCTGCGCCACACGATCACCGATTCCCGCTTTGTCGCGATCAACGGGTCGGCGGCGGACGTCGCCCAGATCATCAAGGATCACGGCCACGAGCACGCCGATTATGTGCTGTCGGGCCTGCCCTTCTCCACGCTGCCGGCCGGCGTCGGTCCCGCGATCGCCGCCGCCACGCATGAGGTGCTGCGCCCGGACGGTGCCTTCCTGGTCTATCAGTTCAGCCCGAAGGTGAAGGACTTCCTGCTGCCCCACTGGCAGCGGATCGACCATGACATGGAATGGTGGAACGTGCCCCCCGCCCAGCTTTACTGGGCCTGGAAGGACTGA
- a CDS encoding AsmA family protein produces MRTIMKGRTARIVLGTVAATLLLGLLVLALFPWGVLRGIVTREATERFGRPVTIGAVERVDTIGFHPVIAIRHLRIPQAAWAGSGDFARVDTAKVRFSAWALLTGDFRIEAVEASGLRLALVRDRNGRTNWSRPGRRESGGGATDLRDLTLTGSIISYRDSKQDRTATVRFAADPNTGLRAEGRGSIRGADVAIRVTGAPVRPGPWPFTAVIDGPALAMRAVGRMDRALDTNAMTLDLTARASDLKLIDAVVEAGLFRTRPVQLSAHVQHQRPVWTITDLTGTIGRSDLTGRITVDKSTDRTKLDGEITSRQFDFDDLSSAEGRAEAAALERRIGPRLVPNTRIDISKIDSTDGTIRFKVGRIVSAQGPSPITAMAGRLVLDRQLLRIPELRLNLTEGVVRGSAQVDQRGGATRPTLTLDLRLSDASVVSLAGGGGDFTGRVSARAQLTGAGETIRDAIGRSRGFIGLVVRNGTLPDRYAAALGFDAGRMLVAGDDSTAGLRCLVLRLNMRDGTGRVDPLVLDTTRSKLEGTGTVRFPEERIALRLTGAPKGDAILRLDGAALMNGTIRQPDLVIPREVKSIGNIFRSIGRAITGHGGPTATNADCGALANRALR; encoded by the coding sequence ATGCGCACGATCATGAAGGGGCGGACGGCACGGATCGTCCTGGGTACGGTTGCAGCGACCTTGCTGCTCGGCCTGCTGGTCCTGGCGCTGTTCCCCTGGGGCGTGTTGCGCGGCATCGTCACGCGTGAGGCGACCGAGCGCTTTGGTCGCCCCGTCACGATCGGCGCGGTCGAGCGGGTCGACACGATCGGCTTCCACCCCGTCATCGCCATCCGGCACCTGCGCATCCCGCAGGCCGCCTGGGCCGGCAGCGGCGATTTCGCGCGGGTCGATACCGCAAAGGTTCGTTTTTCCGCCTGGGCGCTGCTCACCGGGGATTTCCGGATCGAGGCGGTGGAGGCCAGCGGGCTGCGTCTCGCGCTGGTTCGCGACCGGAATGGCCGGACCAACTGGTCGCGGCCCGGCCGGCGCGAAAGCGGCGGCGGCGCCACCGATCTTCGGGATCTTACCCTCACCGGCAGCATCATCAGCTACCGCGATTCCAAGCAGGACCGGACCGCCACCGTCCGCTTCGCCGCCGATCCCAATACGGGATTGCGTGCCGAAGGCCGCGGATCGATTCGCGGTGCCGATGTCGCGATCCGCGTCACCGGGGCACCGGTCCGCCCCGGCCCCTGGCCGTTCACCGCGGTCATCGACGGCCCGGCACTGGCGATGCGCGCCGTCGGCCGCATGGACCGCGCGCTCGACACCAATGCGATGACGCTGGATCTGACCGCACGCGCCAGCGACCTGAAACTGATCGATGCGGTGGTGGAGGCCGGGCTGTTCCGCACCCGCCCGGTGCAATTGTCCGCGCATGTCCAGCATCAGCGTCCGGTCTGGACGATCACCGACCTGACAGGAACGATCGGCCGCTCCGATCTCACCGGCCGGATCACCGTCGACAAAAGCACCGACCGCACGAAGCTCGACGGGGAGATCACCTCCCGCCAGTTCGACTTCGACGATCTTTCCTCGGCCGAGGGTCGCGCGGAGGCCGCTGCACTCGAACGCCGCATCGGCCCGCGCCTCGTACCGAACACCCGTATCGACATCAGCAAGATCGATTCGACCGACGGCACGATCCGTTTCAAGGTCGGTCGCATCGTTAGCGCTCAGGGCCCCTCTCCGATCACCGCCATGGCGGGCAGGCTCGTTCTAGACCGCCAATTGCTCCGCATCCCCGAATTGCGCCTGAACCTGACGGAAGGGGTGGTCCGCGGCTCGGCCCAGGTCGATCAACGGGGTGGCGCGACCCGGCCGACGCTGACGCTCGACCTGCGGCTGTCGGATGCCAGCGTGGTGTCGCTGGCCGGCGGTGGCGGCGACTTCACCGGCCGGGTTTCCGCCCGCGCGCAACTGACCGGCGCGGGGGAGACGATCCGCGACGCCATCGGCCGGTCGCGCGGGTTCATCGGGCTGGTCGTGCGAAACGGCACCCTGCCGGACCGCTATGCCGCGGCGCTCGGCTTCGATGCCGGACGCATGCTGGTGGCCGGCGACGACTCGACGGCCGGCCTGCGCTGCCTCGTGCTGCGGCTGAACATGCGGGACGGCACCGGCCGCGTCGATCCGCTGGTGCTGGATACCACGCGCAGCAAGCTGGAGGGCACGGGCACGGTGCGCTTCCCCGAAGAGCGCATCGCACTGCGCCTGACCGGCGCGCCCAAGGGCGATGCGATCCTCCGGCTCGACGGTGCCGCCCTGATGAACGGCACGATTCGCCAGCCCGATCTGGTCATCCCGCGCGAGGTGAAGTCGATCGGCAACATCTTCCGCTCGATCGGTCGCGCGATCACCGGTCATGGCGGGCCGACTGCCACCAACGCCGATTGCGGCGCACTGGCCAACCGGGCGCTACGCTGA
- a CDS encoding DUF1674 domain-containing protein: MGQRPDHVKPPAYLSPNPPVPEPEAEKRPEHDPLGKDPTRYGDWELKGIAIDF; encoded by the coding sequence ATGGGCCAGCGCCCAGACCATGTGAAACCACCGGCCTATCTCTCTCCCAACCCGCCGGTCCCCGAACCCGAGGCGGAGAAGCGCCCGGAGCATGATCCGCTCGGCAAGGACCCGACCCGTTATGGCGATTGGGAATTGAAGGGTATCGCAATCGATTTTTGA
- a CDS encoding RsmB/NOP family class I SAM-dependent RNA methyltransferase: protein MNRPPRRPNHPVRQAEPLGTASRRAALRLLDAVLRRGEPLEAALASATRDLHGGPDRGLAHAIAAETLRRLPDLDALIDSATRNQLPDDAKARSALRIALVQVLSLGTPPHAAISTVLPLVDGGPRKLVHGVFGTLMRQGVSLPEVPELPGVTAERWAAQWGDAMVDAAEQAIAAPPPLDLTLADPGATADWAERLGGTSLMPGHVRLHDAASVPELPGFEEGAWWVQDAAASMPARLLGSGAGTVLDLCAAPGGKTLQLAAAGWQVTALDASPTRLERLRANLERTGLAAEVVCADVLQWAPPAPVDAILIDAPCSATGIFRRHPDVLYRVRPSVIAEMAALQAKILSRAAGWLRPGGRMVYATCSLEPEEGEAQLEAFLAAHPDYTLCSVQAPLPVGKSTPYIRTLPSDMAEQGRCDGFFIALLERNG, encoded by the coding sequence GTGAATCGACCCCCGCGCCGGCCCAATCATCCCGTTCGTCAAGCCGAGCCGCTGGGCACGGCAAGCCGGCGCGCGGCCCTGCGCCTGCTGGACGCGGTGCTGCGCCGGGGGGAACCGCTGGAGGCGGCGCTGGCCTCGGCGACGCGCGACCTGCATGGCGGGCCCGATCGCGGGCTGGCCCATGCGATCGCGGCGGAAACGCTGCGCCGCCTGCCCGATCTGGACGCGCTGATCGATTCGGCGACCAGGAACCAGTTGCCCGACGATGCCAAGGCGCGGTCGGCACTGCGCATCGCGCTGGTCCAGGTGCTGTCGCTGGGTACGCCGCCGCATGCCGCCATCTCCACCGTACTGCCGCTGGTCGATGGCGGCCCGCGCAAGCTGGTCCACGGCGTGTTCGGCACGCTGATGCGGCAGGGGGTGTCCCTGCCGGAAGTCCCGGAGTTGCCGGGCGTGACGGCGGAACGCTGGGCGGCGCAGTGGGGCGATGCGATGGTGGATGCGGCCGAGCAGGCGATCGCCGCGCCGCCGCCGCTCGACCTGACGCTGGCCGATCCCGGCGCGACCGCGGACTGGGCGGAGCGGCTGGGCGGTACCAGCCTGATGCCGGGCCATGTCCGCCTGCACGATGCGGCGTCGGTGCCCGAGCTGCCGGGGTTTGAGGAAGGCGCGTGGTGGGTGCAGGACGCGGCCGCGTCGATGCCGGCACGGTTGCTGGGGTCGGGCGCCGGCACCGTGCTGGACCTGTGCGCCGCCCCCGGCGGCAAGACGCTGCAACTGGCGGCGGCGGGGTGGCAGGTGACCGCGCTCGATGCATCGCCCACCCGGCTGGAGCGGCTGCGCGCCAATCTGGAGCGGACCGGGCTGGCCGCGGAGGTGGTGTGCGCCGACGTGCTGCAATGGGCGCCGCCCGCACCCGTCGATGCGATCCTGATCGATGCGCCGTGCAGCGCGACGGGCATCTTCCGCCGGCATCCGGACGTGCTGTACCGCGTCCGCCCCTCGGTGATCGCCGAGATGGCGGCACTGCAGGCCAAAATCCTGTCGCGCGCCGCCGGATGGCTGCGGCCGGGCGGGCGCATGGTCTATGCCACCTGCTCGCTGGAGCCGGAGGAAGGCGAGGCGCAGCTGGAGGCGTTTCTGGCCGCGCATCCGGATTATACGCTGTGCAGCGTCCAGGCGCCGCTGCCCGTCGGCAAATCCACGCCTTATATCCGCACCCTGCCCAGCGACATGGCCGAACAGGGGCGGTGCGACGGCTTCTTTATCGCGCTGCTGGAACGCAACGGCTGA
- the rpe gene encoding ribulose-phosphate 3-epimerase, with the protein MQPVRIAPSILSADFAKLGEEVRAIDAAGADWIHIDVMDGHFVPNITIGPAVVKALRPHTTKPFDVHLMISPIDQYLDAFAEAGADTITVHPEAGPHIHRTIQHIKGLGKRAGVVLNPATPAKMLDYLIDMVDLVLVMSVNPGFGGQSFIDSQLKKIAAIRKMIEMSGRAIDLEVDGGVDATHARRCIEAGADALVAGTAAFRGGPDMYAANIAALRG; encoded by the coding sequence ATGCAGCCCGTCCGTATCGCCCCGTCCATCCTGTCCGCCGACTTCGCCAAGCTGGGGGAGGAGGTGCGCGCCATCGACGCCGCCGGCGCGGACTGGATCCATATCGACGTGATGGACGGGCATTTCGTGCCCAACATCACCATCGGCCCGGCGGTGGTGAAGGCGCTGCGCCCCCACACGACCAAGCCGTTCGACGTGCATCTGATGATCTCGCCGATCGACCAGTATCTGGATGCCTTTGCGGAAGCCGGCGCGGACACGATCACCGTGCACCCGGAGGCGGGGCCGCATATCCACCGCACCATCCAGCACATCAAGGGGCTGGGCAAGCGCGCGGGCGTGGTGCTGAACCCCGCGACGCCGGCCAAGATGCTGGATTACCTGATCGACATGGTCGACCTGGTGCTGGTGATGAGCGTCAATCCCGGTTTCGGCGGGCAAAGCTTCATCGACAGCCAGTTGAAGAAGATCGCCGCGATCCGGAAGATGATCGAGATGAGCGGCCGGGCGATCGACCTGGAGGTGGATGGCGGCGTCGATGCCACCCATGCCCGGCGATGCATCGAGGCGGGCGCGGACGCGCTGGTCGCGGGCACCGCGGCGTTCCGGGGCGGGCCCGACATGTACGCCGCCAATATCGCGGCCCTGCGCGGATGA
- a CDS encoding heparinase II/III family protein, which produces MNQPLDAPDGIEEGKRLVRVGGTSGLSLAERLAERFHRLTWRTPIHGMRLNGRHPLKLIAVPDDPVLGDATRGYALLDGFVRYRGAEREIDKLWFTQAGLTGPIAEYLHGFAWLRDLSTVATRQQGAPVAEFLMARWLDAHAETVDALAWRPDLWGRRILFWTSHAPLILSSTDLVYRSKVLNAMARGARHLDRGADKAPAGAPRIAAWCGVVAAGLLIPGGEPRLAFGEAGLTRALGTGLFDDGGSVSRSPGQLLDSIMLLAMLRESYAAVGKTLPEDIAATLQRMVSALLGVMHPDRALSSWQGAGPEQPEQIAAIIEASGVRTRPLRQPRNWGYQRLAGGGAVLVVDAAPPPIAQVVDGGCASTLAFEFSDGPERIVVNCGGARAAIEQLPMRLADGLRTTAAHSTLVVGDSNSTAIHADGTLGRGVGQVELSRQESEAASRIEASHDGYVRRWGFVHRRQLLLTGDGRELRGEDALLPQGRKRRTGTTPFALRFHLGEEVEAVLSPEGSAAVLRMTSGALWQFRCRGGALVIEDSLWIDPDGRPVETQQLVVTGEAPAGGGHVSWALKRAL; this is translated from the coding sequence ATGAACCAGCCGCTGGACGCGCCGGACGGTATCGAGGAGGGCAAGCGCCTTGTCCGCGTCGGGGGCACGAGCGGGCTGTCGCTGGCGGAGCGGCTTGCCGAGCGCTTCCACCGGCTGACCTGGCGGACGCCGATCCACGGCATGCGCCTGAACGGCCGGCATCCGTTGAAGCTGATCGCGGTGCCCGACGATCCCGTGCTGGGCGACGCGACGCGCGGCTATGCGCTGCTCGACGGCTTTGTCCGCTATCGCGGCGCGGAGCGCGAGATCGACAAGCTGTGGTTTACGCAGGCCGGGCTGACCGGGCCGATCGCCGAATATCTGCACGGCTTCGCCTGGCTGCGCGACCTGTCCACGGTGGCGACGCGGCAACAGGGCGCGCCGGTGGCGGAGTTCCTGATGGCCCGCTGGCTGGATGCGCATGCCGAGACGGTGGACGCGCTGGCGTGGCGGCCCGATCTGTGGGGCAGGCGCATCCTGTTCTGGACCAGCCATGCGCCGCTGATCCTGTCGTCGACCGACCTGGTGTACCGCTCCAAGGTGCTGAACGCGATGGCGCGCGGGGCGCGGCACCTGGACCGCGGGGCGGACAAGGCCCCGGCGGGCGCGCCGCGCATCGCGGCATGGTGCGGCGTGGTGGCGGCGGGATTGCTGATCCCCGGCGGCGAGCCGCGGCTGGCCTTTGGCGAGGCAGGGCTGACGCGCGCGCTGGGCACCGGATTGTTCGACGATGGCGGATCGGTGTCGCGCAGCCCGGGCCAGTTGCTCGATTCGATCATGCTGCTCGCCATGCTGCGCGAATCCTATGCCGCGGTCGGCAAGACGCTGCCCGAGGATATCGCGGCGACGCTGCAACGGATGGTGTCCGCGCTGCTGGGCGTGATGCATCCCGACCGGGCGCTGTCGAGCTGGCAGGGTGCCGGTCCCGAACAGCCCGAACAGATCGCCGCGATCATCGAGGCGTCGGGCGTGCGCACCCGGCCGCTGCGCCAGCCGCGCAACTGGGGGTATCAGCGTCTCGCCGGCGGCGGTGCGGTGCTGGTCGTCGATGCCGCCCCGCCGCCGATCGCGCAGGTGGTGGATGGCGGCTGCGCCTCGACCCTGGCGTTCGAGTTCTCGGACGGGCCGGAACGGATCGTGGTCAATTGCGGCGGCGCGCGTGCCGCGATCGAGCAATTGCCGATGCGGCTGGCCGATGGCCTGCGCACCACCGCGGCGCACTCGACCCTGGTGGTGGGCGATTCGAACTCCACCGCGATCCATGCCGACGGCACGCTGGGCCGGGGCGTCGGACAGGTGGAACTCAGCCGCCAGGAATCGGAGGCGGCGAGCCGGATCGAGGCGAGCCATGACGGCTATGTCCGCCGCTGGGGCTTCGTCCACCGCCGGCAATTGCTGTTGACCGGTGACGGGCGCGAACTGCGTGGCGAGGACGCGTTGCTGCCGCAAGGGCGCAAGCGCCGCACCGGCACGACGCCCTTCGCCTTGCGCTTCCACCTGGGCGAGGAGGTGGAGGCGGTGTTGAGCCCGGAAGGATCGGCGGCGGTGCTGCGCATGACCAGCGGCGCCTTGTGGCAGTTCCGCTGCCGCGGCGGTGCGCTGGTGATCGAGGATTCGTTGTGGATCGATCCCGATGGTCGCCCGGTCGAGACGCAGCAACTGGTCGTCACCGGTGAGGCGCCGGCGGGCGGCGGGCATGTAAGCTGGGCCTTGAAGCGCGCGCTGTGA
- the purH gene encoding bifunctional phosphoribosylaminoimidazolecarboxamide formyltransferase/IMP cyclohydrolase: MTHIPVKRALLSVSDKTGVIDLARALAERGVDLVSTGGTAKAIRDAGLPVRDISDVTGFPEMMDGRVKTLHPMVHGGLLAVRDDAAHARAMEEHGIGAIDLVVVNLYPFQQTVAKGAGRDEIIENIDIGGPSMVRSAAKNHAYVAILTDPSDYDAFLAELATNDGASGIDMRRRLAAKAYAATAAYDAAIAQWFAFADQGEAFPTTLPMAYTRHHEPLRYGENPHQVAALYLPQKGARGIAQAEQLQGKALSYNNLNDADAALELVSEFIDGPPTVVIVKHANPCGVASGDTLLDAYKAAFACDTVSAFGGIIACNRPLDAETAEAISGIFTEVVVAPDASPEARAIFARKKNLRLLLSGELPNPARPGLMVKSIAGGLLVQSRDNGRLTDDMLKVVTRRAPTEQELADCRFAWTVAKHVKSNAIVYAKGGSTAGVGAGQMNRLESARIAAWKAKDAADKAGWAEPRTIGSAVASDAFFPFADGLLAAVEAGATAVIQPGGSIRDDEVIAAADEAGLAMVFTGMRHFRH, encoded by the coding sequence ATGACCCATATTCCCGTGAAGCGCGCCCTTCTGTCCGTATCCGACAAGACGGGGGTGATCGACCTTGCCCGCGCGCTTGCCGAACGGGGCGTCGACCTCGTCTCGACCGGCGGCACCGCCAAGGCGATCCGCGACGCCGGCCTGCCCGTGCGCGACATTTCCGACGTCACCGGTTTCCCCGAGATGATGGACGGGCGGGTCAAGACGCTGCACCCGATGGTGCATGGCGGCCTGCTCGCGGTGCGCGACGATGCGGCCCACGCGCGCGCAATGGAAGAGCATGGCATCGGCGCGATCGATCTCGTCGTCGTCAACCTCTACCCCTTCCAGCAGACGGTGGCCAAGGGCGCCGGGCGCGACGAGATCATCGAGAATATCGATATCGGCGGCCCCTCGATGGTGCGTTCGGCCGCGAAGAACCATGCCTATGTCGCGATCCTGACCGATCCGTCGGATTATGACGCGTTCCTCGCCGAGCTGGCCACGAACGACGGCGCCAGCGGCATCGACATGCGCCGCCGCCTCGCCGCCAAGGCCTATGCCGCGACCGCGGCCTATGATGCGGCGATCGCGCAGTGGTTCGCCTTTGCCGACCAGGGCGAGGCATTTCCGACGACGCTGCCCATGGCCTATACGCGTCATCACGAGCCGCTGCGCTATGGCGAGAATCCGCACCAGGTGGCAGCGCTCTACCTGCCGCAAAAGGGGGCGCGAGGCATCGCCCAGGCCGAGCAGTTGCAGGGCAAGGCGCTGAGCTACAACAACCTGAACGATGCCGATGCCGCGCTGGAGCTGGTGTCCGAGTTCATCGACGGGCCGCCCACCGTCGTCATCGTCAAGCATGCCAATCCGTGCGGCGTGGCGAGCGGCGATACGCTGCTGGATGCATACAAGGCGGCGTTCGCGTGCGACACCGTGTCGGCGTTCGGCGGCATCATCGCGTGCAACCGCCCGCTGGATGCGGAAACCGCCGAGGCGATCTCGGGGATCTTCACCGAGGTGGTGGTGGCGCCCGATGCCAGCCCGGAGGCGCGGGCGATCTTTGCCAGGAAGAAGAACCTGCGCCTGCTGCTGTCGGGTGAGTTGCCGAACCCGGCACGCCCCGGCCTGATGGTGAAGTCGATCGCGGGCGGGCTGCTGGTGCAGAGCCGCGACAATGGCCGGCTGACCGACGACATGCTGAAGGTCGTGACCAGGCGCGCGCCGACGGAGCAGGAGCTGGCCGATTGCCGCTTCGCCTGGACGGTGGCCAAGCATGTGAAGTCGAACGCGATCGTCTATGCCAAGGGCGGCAGCACGGCCGGCGTCGGCGCCGGGCAGATGAACCGGCTCGAATCGGCGCGCATCGCCGCCTGGAAGGCCAAGGACGCCGCGGACAAGGCCGGCTGGGCCGAGCCGCGCACGATCGGATCGGCAGTCGCGTCGGATGCATTCTTCCCGTTCGCCGACGGATTGCTGGCGGCAGTGGAGGCCGGCGCCACCGCGGTGATCCAGCCGGGCGGGTCGATCCGCGACGACGAGGTGATCGCCGCCGCCGACGAGGCCGGGCTGGCGATGGTCTTCACCGGCATGCGCCACTTCCGGCATTGA